A single region of the Actinoplanes sp. SE50/110 genome encodes:
- a CDS encoding methyl-accepting chemotaxis protein translates to MGVGGAFDNRSLRTKIVAAALTAAVGGLIVGGMSIMTVRGLNQKAADAQHKSIAIETAVSGFSRNLEAFVGSNSAMQLYPSQAAQIGAVAAQYKQAATDALTSLGAELPGDATVTRTQQDWDSFLQFLGSTAASDHPLSKAEIVAGLAQYGKLHDALGADGNALQARAAAVAETQIADARSAANSATWTIAGVLAAGVVLSMLIGFRVAARVRDAVRGVSRLAEGLAEGDLTRTSGVTTRDEVGQMAAALDSGIARLREDVVQLAGSATTLQHAATQLTSVSSAVDAAATEASSQAGTVSAAADNVSNNLQFVSSGAQEMGSAIRDISVSTSEATQVVVQAVQAAAATNAIVARLGESSAEIATVVKVITSIAEQTNLLALNATIEAARAGELGKGFAVVAGEVKDLAQETAKATEDISRRVQSIQTDTSGAVSAIEEISEIIERINGLQLTIASAVEEQTATTQEMNRTLAEAAGGAGNIAATITGVSEATRRTTDTVGETRRAADELTATAGQLQTVVSRFRY, encoded by the coding sequence ATGGGTGTGGGCGGGGCGTTCGACAACCGCTCCCTGCGGACGAAGATCGTCGCGGCGGCGCTGACCGCCGCGGTCGGCGGTCTGATCGTGGGCGGGATGTCGATCATGACGGTGCGCGGGCTGAACCAGAAGGCGGCCGACGCGCAGCACAAGTCCATCGCGATCGAGACGGCGGTCAGCGGTTTCAGCAGGAATCTCGAGGCGTTCGTCGGCAGCAATTCCGCCATGCAGCTCTACCCGTCGCAGGCGGCGCAGATCGGTGCCGTGGCCGCGCAGTACAAGCAGGCCGCCACCGACGCGTTGACCAGTCTTGGCGCCGAGCTGCCCGGCGACGCCACGGTGACCCGGACGCAGCAGGATTGGGACAGCTTCCTGCAGTTCCTCGGTTCGACAGCGGCCTCGGACCACCCGCTGAGCAAGGCGGAGATCGTGGCCGGCCTGGCGCAGTACGGCAAGCTGCACGACGCGCTGGGCGCCGACGGGAACGCGCTGCAGGCCCGGGCCGCCGCGGTCGCCGAGACGCAGATCGCCGACGCGCGTTCCGCCGCCAACTCCGCCACCTGGACCATTGCCGGGGTGCTCGCCGCCGGGGTGGTGCTCAGCATGCTGATCGGCTTCCGGGTGGCCGCCCGGGTGCGCGACGCCGTCCGCGGTGTCTCCCGGCTCGCCGAGGGCCTGGCCGAGGGCGACCTGACCCGCACCTCCGGGGTGACCACCCGGGACGAGGTGGGGCAGATGGCCGCCGCACTCGACTCCGGCATCGCCCGGCTGCGCGAGGACGTGGTGCAGCTGGCCGGCAGCGCCACCACCCTGCAGCACGCCGCCACTCAGCTGACCTCGGTCTCCAGCGCGGTCGACGCGGCCGCCACCGAGGCGTCGTCGCAGGCCGGCACGGTCTCCGCGGCGGCCGACAACGTCTCCAACAACCTGCAGTTCGTCTCGTCCGGCGCCCAGGAGATGGGCTCGGCGATCCGCGACATCAGCGTCTCCACCTCGGAGGCGACCCAGGTGGTGGTGCAGGCGGTGCAGGCGGCCGCGGCCACCAACGCGATCGTGGCCCGGCTCGGCGAGTCGTCCGCGGAGATCGCCACCGTGGTCAAGGTGATCACCAGCATCGCCGAGCAGACCAACCTGCTCGCGCTGAACGCGACCATCGAGGCAGCCCGCGCCGGTGAGCTCGGCAAGGGCTTCGCGGTGGTGGCCGGCGAGGTCAAGGACCTGGCCCAGGAGACCGCGAAGGCGACCGAGGACATCTCCCGGCGGGTGCAGTCGATCCAGACCGACACCAGCGGCGCGGTCAGCGCGATCGAGGAGATCAGCGAGATCATCGAGCGGATCAACGGCCTGCAGCTGACCATCGCCTCGGCCGTCGAGGAGCAGACCGCCACCACCCAGGAGATGAACCGCACCCTGGCCGAGGCGGCCGGCGGCGCCGGCAACATCGCGGCCACCATCACCGGGGTGTCGGAAGCGACCCGGCGCACCACCGACACGGTCGGCGAGACCCGCCGGGCGGCCGACGAGCTGACCGCCACGGCCGGCCAGCTGCAGACCGTGGTCTCCCGCTTCCGTTACTGA
- the dhaL gene encoding dihydroxyacetone kinase subunit DhaL, translating into MDATLARDWMRAAAAAVAAETDRLTRLDSAIGDGDHGVNLNRGFAAVVAALDAGAEDTPAAVLTRAGTTLMARVGGASGPLYGSALRAAGKALPDTAAVEATDLVAALHAGLEAVRRLGGAAPGDKTMIDAYAPALAVFERSVAGGADLAGASAEAAEAAAAGAAATVPLRARKGRASYLGERSIGHQDPGATSTSLIFQALAAVS; encoded by the coding sequence ATGGATGCGACGCTCGCCCGGGACTGGATGCGCGCCGCGGCCGCCGCGGTGGCGGCCGAGACCGACCGGCTGACCCGGCTGGATTCCGCGATCGGCGACGGCGATCACGGCGTCAACCTGAACCGGGGTTTCGCCGCCGTGGTGGCGGCTCTCGACGCCGGCGCGGAGGACACCCCGGCGGCCGTGCTGACCAGGGCCGGGACCACGCTGATGGCGCGGGTGGGCGGCGCCTCCGGCCCGCTCTACGGCAGCGCGCTGCGGGCCGCCGGCAAGGCGTTGCCGGACACCGCCGCGGTCGAGGCCACCGACCTGGTCGCCGCCCTGCACGCCGGGCTGGAGGCGGTCCGCAGGCTCGGCGGTGCCGCGCCCGGGGACAAGACCATGATCGACGCGTACGCGCCGGCTCTGGCGGTCTTCGAGCGGTCCGTCGCCGGGGGAGCGGACCTCGCCGGGGCGTCCGCCGAGGCCGCCGAGGCCGCTGCGGCGGGAGCGGCCGCCACCGTGCCGTTGCGGGCCCGCAAGGGCCGCGCCTCCTACCTGGGTGAGCGCAGCATCGGCCATCAGGACCCGGGCGCTACCTCGACCAGCCTCATTTTTCAAGCACTGGCCGCGGTTTCTTAG
- the dhaK gene encoding dihydroxyacetone kinase subunit DhaK, which yields MKKFINDPADVVAEALRGLAAAHPELRVDTGEQYIARADAPRAGKVGLVSGGGSGHEPLHGGFVGPGMLDAACPGEVFTSPVPDQILAATKAVDGGAGVVHVVKNYTGDVMNFQLAAELATEEGISVETVLVDDDVAVEDSTWTAGRRGTGATLLVEKIAGARAEEGGKLGEVAAIGREVNAASGSFAYALTAGTTPAAGRPGFDLPADEIEAGVGIHGEPGRRREKLRPAKDLVHAALDAILDAKQFPGPVIVLVNGLGGTPLIELYLIYGEVAAVLEQRGVPIARKLVGNYVTSLDMAGMSLTLCQATDEMLRLWDAPVRTPGLRWGA from the coding sequence GTGAAGAAATTCATCAACGATCCTGCCGATGTGGTGGCCGAAGCCCTCAGGGGGCTGGCCGCCGCCCACCCGGAGTTGCGGGTGGACACCGGGGAGCAGTACATCGCACGGGCCGACGCGCCGCGGGCCGGCAAGGTGGGCCTGGTCTCCGGCGGCGGTTCCGGGCACGAGCCGCTGCACGGCGGGTTCGTCGGACCGGGCATGTTGGACGCGGCCTGCCCCGGTGAGGTCTTCACCTCGCCGGTGCCCGACCAGATCCTGGCGGCCACCAAGGCCGTCGACGGTGGCGCCGGGGTGGTGCACGTGGTGAAGAACTACACCGGTGACGTGATGAATTTCCAGCTCGCCGCGGAGCTCGCCACCGAAGAGGGGATCAGCGTCGAGACGGTGCTGGTCGACGACGACGTCGCGGTCGAGGATTCGACATGGACGGCGGGCCGCCGGGGCACCGGCGCGACGCTGCTGGTGGAGAAGATCGCCGGCGCGCGCGCCGAGGAGGGCGGCAAGCTCGGCGAGGTCGCCGCGATCGGGCGCGAGGTCAACGCTGCCTCCGGCTCTTTCGCGTACGCGTTGACCGCCGGCACCACGCCCGCCGCCGGCCGCCCCGGCTTCGACCTGCCGGCCGACGAGATCGAGGCGGGTGTCGGCATCCACGGCGAGCCGGGCCGCCGCCGGGAGAAGCTGCGCCCGGCCAAGGACCTGGTGCACGCCGCGCTGGACGCGATCCTGGACGCCAAACAGTTTCCCGGCCCGGTGATCGTGCTGGTCAACGGCCTCGGCGGCACCCCGCTGATCGAGCTGTACCTGATCTACGGCGAGGTCGCCGCGGTCCTGGAGCAGCGCGGCGTGCCGATCGCCCGCAAGCTCGTCGGCAACTATGTGACCAGCCTCGACATGGCCGGCATGTCGCTCACCCTGTGCCAGGCCACCGACGAGATGCTCCGCCTCTGGGACGCCCCGGTGCGCACCCCCGGCCTGCGCTGGGGTGCCTGA
- the dhaM gene encoding dihydroxyacetone kinase phosphoryl donor subunit DhaM, whose product MGLVGIVLVSHSEQLASGLRDLLRQVAGDEVRIEPAAGTDDGDLGTSPDRLSAAIAAADTGAGVVILADLGSAVLTARAVLADTPGPLLVDAPFVEGAMAAAVTASTGAGPAAVAEAAREARDVAKF is encoded by the coding sequence ATGGGGCTCGTGGGAATCGTGCTGGTTTCGCACTCCGAGCAGTTGGCGTCAGGCCTGCGCGACCTGCTGCGCCAGGTCGCCGGCGACGAGGTCCGGATCGAGCCGGCCGCCGGCACCGACGACGGCGACCTGGGCACCAGCCCCGACCGGCTGAGCGCGGCGATCGCGGCCGCCGACACCGGAGCGGGCGTGGTCATCCTGGCCGACCTGGGTAGCGCGGTGCTGACCGCCCGGGCGGTCCTCGCCGACACGCCGGGCCCGCTGCTGGTCGACGCGCCGTTCGTGGAGGGGGCGATGGCGGCGGCGGTCACCGCGTCGACCGGAGCCGGGCCGGCGGCGGTGGCCGAGGCGGCACGGGAGGCTCGCGATGTCGCCAAGTTCTGA
- a CDS encoding HPr family phosphocarrier protein yields the protein MSPSSELEVVLPAALHARPAGEVVRAAARFPAAVEIRHGARSASARSALKLMSLGVTAGATVTVHAEGEDAAAAAAAVAEALRLAT from the coding sequence ATGTCGCCAAGTTCTGAGCTCGAGGTGGTCCTGCCGGCGGCGCTGCACGCCCGACCGGCCGGCGAGGTGGTCCGGGCGGCGGCCCGCTTCCCGGCCGCCGTCGAGATCCGGCACGGGGCCCGGTCGGCGAGCGCGCGCAGCGCCCTGAAACTGATGTCGCTGGGCGTGACCGCGGGGGCGACGGTGACCGTGCACGCCGAGGGGGAGGACGCGGCCGCGGCCGCGGCCGCCGTCGCGGAGGCGCTACGCCTAGCCACCTAG
- a CDS encoding VOC family protein translates to MQTGVQAAVPVLYVRSIESARRFYALFGYGESRAGGDGAARWSYLQCGEHTLLLAGVQPPLIQVELPLLIYLYVTDLAAVRDRLDEAGHEYEMAGYPEHAPGGELRTRDPDGNVVLVGQRTAIAADARVETTGPQARFSLIRQAAEAVSRRGGAPASCQIGAADGSACPKPAEVKLADTWGATVWGCLSHVDEALINARGTFIATEDGQGLGPWLSHRSRRP, encoded by the coding sequence ATGCAGACTGGTGTGCAGGCGGCCGTCCCGGTGCTGTACGTGCGGAGCATCGAGTCCGCTCGCCGGTTCTACGCGCTGTTCGGCTACGGCGAGTCGAGAGCGGGCGGCGACGGTGCCGCGCGCTGGTCGTATCTGCAGTGTGGTGAGCACACGCTGCTGCTGGCCGGGGTCCAGCCGCCGCTCATCCAGGTCGAGCTGCCGCTGCTGATCTACCTGTACGTCACGGATCTGGCCGCGGTGCGTGACCGGCTGGACGAGGCCGGTCACGAGTACGAGATGGCCGGGTATCCGGAGCACGCGCCCGGCGGCGAGCTGCGCACCCGCGACCCCGACGGCAACGTGGTGCTCGTCGGCCAGCGCACGGCGATCGCCGCCGACGCCCGGGTCGAGACCACCGGGCCGCAGGCGCGGTTCTCGCTGATCCGGCAGGCGGCCGAGGCGGTCAGCCGGCGCGGCGGGGCGCCGGCCTCCTGCCAGATCGGGGCCGCGGACGGCAGTGCATGCCCGAAGCCGGCCGAGGTCAAGCTGGCGGACACCTGGGGTGCGACGGTCTGGGGCTGCCTGAGTCACGTCGACGAGGCGTTGATCAACGCGCGCGGGACGTTCATCGCCACGGAGGACGGCCAGGGGCTCGGACCCTGGCTCAGCCACCGCTCACGACGACCCTGA
- the yiaA gene encoding inner membrane protein YiaA, with translation MSYQPPSVPQKPTAAFVGASWVALGLGIASFAVGLWNSHMTKSEVGFYAATLLLGLFGALSLQKSVRDRAEGVPVTNLYLGVAGIIVGLSIVMMTIGLWNSGLALSERGFYGLAFAMSLFAVVAVQKNVRDSAPPAATRPAVVSPYPDGR, from the coding sequence GTGTCGTACCAGCCGCCGTCCGTTCCGCAGAAGCCGACCGCAGCGTTCGTCGGCGCGTCCTGGGTCGCCCTCGGGCTCGGCATCGCGTCGTTCGCCGTCGGCCTGTGGAACTCGCACATGACCAAGAGCGAGGTCGGCTTCTACGCCGCGACGCTCCTGCTGGGCCTGTTCGGTGCTCTCTCCCTGCAGAAGTCGGTCCGCGACCGGGCCGAGGGCGTGCCGGTGACGAACCTCTATCTGGGCGTCGCCGGCATCATCGTCGGCCTCTCCATCGTGATGATGACGATCGGACTGTGGAACAGCGGTCTGGCGTTGAGCGAGCGCGGCTTCTACGGCCTCGCTTTCGCGATGAGCCTGTTCGCCGTCGTCGCCGTCCAGAAGAACGTCCGCGACTCGGCCCCGCCGGCGGCGACCCGGCCGGCCGTCGTCAGCCCGTACCCGGATGGCCGCTGA
- a CDS encoding acetyl-CoA C-acetyltransferase: MPTVRRVAVLGGNRIPFARSNSRYAAASNQDMLTAALDGLVARFGLAGERLGEVVAGAVLKHSRDFNLTREVVLGSRLDPHTPAYDIQQACGTGLEAAILVANKIALGQIDVGVAGGVDTTSDAPLQVNEDMRQALLELNRARTLGARLKAVAKLRPQHALQPEIPRNSEPRTGLSMGEHAAITAARWNVSREDQDALALTSHQRLAAAYDSRFFDDLMTPYLGLTRDQNLRADSSLEKLAKLKPVYGKENATMTAGNSTPLTDGASTVLLASQEWAAAHSLPVLAYFADCETAAVDYVHGDEGLLMAPAYAVPRMLARNGLTLQDFDYYEIHEAFASQVLSTLAAWESPEFCKAKLGLDAPLGSIDRAKLNVNGSSLAAGHPFAATGGRIVATLAKLLSRRGAGRGLISICAAGGQGVVAILER; the protein is encoded by the coding sequence GTGCCGACCGTGCGCCGTGTCGCCGTCCTGGGCGGTAACCGTATCCCGTTCGCCCGGTCGAACAGCAGGTATGCCGCCGCTTCGAACCAGGACATGCTGACCGCCGCGTTGGACGGCCTGGTCGCCCGGTTCGGTCTGGCCGGCGAGCGGCTCGGTGAGGTGGTGGCCGGCGCCGTGCTCAAGCACTCCCGCGACTTCAACCTGACCCGCGAGGTGGTGCTGGGCTCGCGGCTCGACCCGCACACCCCGGCCTACGACATCCAGCAGGCCTGCGGCACCGGGCTGGAGGCGGCCATCCTGGTCGCCAACAAGATCGCGCTGGGCCAGATCGACGTCGGCGTGGCCGGTGGCGTGGACACCACCTCGGACGCGCCGCTGCAGGTGAACGAGGACATGCGGCAGGCGCTGCTGGAGCTGAACCGGGCGCGGACGCTGGGCGCGCGGCTGAAGGCGGTCGCCAAGCTGCGCCCGCAGCACGCGCTGCAGCCGGAGATCCCGCGCAACTCCGAGCCCCGCACCGGCCTGTCGATGGGCGAGCACGCTGCGATCACCGCGGCGAGGTGGAACGTGTCGCGCGAGGATCAGGACGCGCTCGCGCTGACCTCGCATCAGCGCCTGGCCGCCGCGTACGACAGTCGGTTCTTCGACGATCTGATGACCCCCTACCTGGGGCTGACCCGCGACCAGAATCTGCGGGCCGACAGCAGCCTGGAGAAACTCGCGAAGCTGAAGCCGGTGTACGGCAAGGAGAACGCGACGATGACGGCGGGCAACTCGACCCCGCTGACCGACGGCGCGTCGACCGTGCTGCTGGCCTCGCAGGAGTGGGCCGCCGCGCACTCACTGCCGGTCCTGGCGTATTTCGCGGACTGCGAGACGGCGGCGGTCGACTACGTGCACGGCGACGAGGGGCTGCTGATGGCCCCGGCGTACGCGGTGCCGCGGATGCTCGCCCGCAACGGCCTCACCCTGCAGGACTTCGACTACTACGAGATCCACGAGGCGTTCGCGTCGCAGGTGCTGTCCACCCTGGCGGCCTGGGAGTCGCCGGAGTTCTGCAAGGCGAAGCTCGGCCTGGACGCGCCGCTCGGGTCGATCGACCGGGCCAAGCTCAACGTCAACGGCTCCTCACTGGCGGCCGGCCACCCGTTCGCGGCGACCGGCGGCCGGATCGTCGCCACCCTGGCCAAGCTGCTCAGCCGACGGGGCGCCGGCCGCGGCCTGATCTCCATCTGCGCGGCCGGTGGCCAGGGCGTCGTCGCCATCCTGGAGCGCTGA
- a CDS encoding 3-oxoacyl-ACP reductase gives MADRYANFANSGLGRAVVKRLGLPDPPRLRRYRPGDPVASAPVLLGAAPGGRLADPVGKLLQDAGVQVVTEGADGAKHAALIFDATGITTSAGLRALFDYFHPYARSLTPSGRVIVLGTPPEAAADPKEATAQRSLEGLTRSIGKEFGRGSTSQLVYVAPGGEQSVESTLRFLLSGKSAYVSGQVIRIGATAAPTPADWDKPLTGKLALVTGAARGIGASIAATLARDGAEVIALDVPGAGDALADVANRARGRALQLDLTAEDAPARLAGYLAAGPHGGVDILVHNAGITRDKTIARMDESRWDSVIGVNLTAPERVNDLLLERDLIKPGGRIVGVASIAGIAGNRGQTNYATSKAGVIGLVQSTAPLLAGKDITINAVAPGFIETAMTAKMPIGLREAGRRLNSMSQGGLPVDVAETIAWFASPGSAAITGNVVRVCGQSLLGA, from the coding sequence ATGGCTGACAGGTACGCGAACTTCGCCAACTCCGGTCTCGGCCGGGCCGTGGTCAAGCGTCTCGGCTTGCCCGACCCGCCCCGCCTGCGACGGTACCGCCCGGGCGACCCGGTGGCGTCCGCTCCGGTGCTGCTCGGCGCCGCGCCCGGCGGACGACTCGCCGACCCGGTCGGCAAACTGCTGCAGGACGCCGGGGTGCAGGTGGTCACCGAGGGCGCGGACGGGGCGAAACACGCCGCCCTGATCTTCGACGCGACCGGCATCACCACCTCGGCGGGGCTCCGGGCGCTCTTCGACTACTTCCACCCGTACGCCCGCAGCCTGACCCCGAGCGGCCGGGTCATCGTGCTGGGCACGCCACCGGAAGCCGCCGCGGACCCGAAAGAGGCGACCGCGCAGCGGAGCCTGGAGGGTCTGACCCGCAGCATCGGCAAGGAATTCGGCCGGGGCAGCACCAGCCAGCTGGTCTACGTGGCACCCGGGGGCGAGCAGTCGGTCGAGTCCACCCTGCGCTTCCTGCTCAGCGGGAAATCCGCCTACGTGTCCGGCCAGGTCATCCGGATCGGCGCGACCGCAGCCCCGACCCCCGCCGACTGGGACAAGCCACTGACCGGCAAACTCGCCCTGGTCACCGGCGCGGCCCGAGGCATCGGCGCATCGATCGCGGCGACCCTGGCCCGCGACGGCGCCGAGGTGATCGCGCTGGACGTGCCCGGCGCCGGCGACGCGCTGGCCGACGTGGCGAACCGGGCGCGCGGCCGGGCGCTGCAACTCGACCTGACCGCCGAGGACGCGCCGGCGCGGCTCGCCGGATACCTCGCGGCCGGCCCGCACGGCGGCGTCGACATCCTGGTGCACAACGCCGGGATCACCCGGGACAAGACGATCGCGCGGATGGACGAGAGCCGCTGGGACTCGGTGATCGGGGTCAACCTGACCGCCCCGGAACGCGTCAACGACCTGCTGCTGGAACGCGACCTGATCAAGCCGGGCGGCCGGATCGTCGGCGTCGCCTCGATCGCCGGGATCGCCGGCAACCGCGGGCAGACCAACTACGCGACCAGCAAGGCCGGCGTGATCGGACTGGTCCAGTCGACCGCGCCGCTGCTCGCCGGGAAGGACATCACGATCAACGCGGTGGCGCCCGGCTTCATCGAGACCGCGATGACCGCGAAGATGCCGATCGGGCTGCGTGAGGCCGGCCGCCGGCTGAACAGCATGTCGCAGGGCGGCCTGCCGGTCGACGTGGCCGAGACGATCGCCTGGTTCGCCTCCCCCGGGTCGGCGGCGATCACCGGGAACGTGGTGCGGGTCTGCGGCCAGAGTCTGCTGGGGGCCTGA
- a CDS encoding MaoC/PaaZ C-terminal domain-containing protein — protein sequence MVAVVELTEGPGTSAAYAKAALGMLRRGGSALPDVELVHRGVSVDRAHLARYDRVCGLRLGDTLPATYPHVLAFPLAMRLMSDGDFPLPMIGLVHVSNRITVRAPIDAGARLDLRVRAVDLRDHPRGRQFDMVATASVDDEVVWEDVSTYLRITSAGGGARDTGTGTGTGRNAGGGSARGSGNAPLGGAATRFPKPDVSGSSGGAVWRLPTRVGTDYAAVSGDRNPIHTSRLGARLFGFSRQIAHGMWTKARCLAALEGRLPDAYTVEVSFRQPILLPSTVRFTATLTGDDWDFAVVSKRTHLTGTITGG from the coding sequence ATGGTGGCGGTCGTGGAGTTGACCGAGGGGCCGGGAACGAGCGCGGCGTACGCCAAGGCCGCGCTCGGCATGCTGCGCCGGGGCGGGTCGGCGCTGCCCGACGTGGAGCTGGTGCACCGCGGGGTGAGCGTGGACCGGGCGCATCTGGCGCGGTACGACCGGGTGTGCGGGCTGCGGCTCGGCGACACGCTGCCGGCGACGTACCCGCATGTGCTGGCGTTTCCGCTGGCGATGCGGCTGATGTCGGACGGGGACTTTCCGCTGCCGATGATCGGGCTGGTGCACGTGTCGAACCGGATCACGGTGCGGGCGCCGATCGACGCGGGGGCCCGGCTGGATCTGCGGGTACGGGCGGTGGATCTGCGGGATCATCCGCGGGGGCGGCAGTTCGACATGGTGGCGACGGCTTCGGTGGACGATGAGGTGGTCTGGGAGGACGTCTCGACCTACCTGCGGATCACGTCGGCCGGCGGCGGTGCTCGTGACACCGGCACCGGCACCGGCACCGGTCGCAACGCCGGCGGCGGCTCCGCCCGCGGGTCGGGGAACGCTCCGCTCGGCGGCGCAGCGACCCGGTTCCCGAAGCCGGATGTCTCCGGTTCATCCGGTGGGGCGGTCTGGCGGCTGCCGACCCGGGTCGGGACGGATTACGCCGCGGTCTCCGGCGATCGCAACCCCATCCACACGTCGCGCCTGGGCGCCCGGCTTTTCGGATTCTCCCGGCAGATCGCGCACGGGATGTGGACCAAGGCCCGCTGCCTGGCCGCCCTGGAAGGTCGCCTCCCCGACGCGTACACCGTCGAAGTGTCCTTCAGACAACCGATCCTGCTGCCGTCCACGGTCCGCTTCACCGCCACCCTCACCGGCGACGACTGGGATTTCGCGGTGGTCTCGAAGCGTACCCACCTGACCGGCACGATCACCGGCGGCTAG
- a CDS encoding nitroreductase/quinone reductase family protein: protein MTVTDEVRRLLDGQQTVEITTIGRRSGTPRRIETWRYRAAGRYWLTGSPGSRDWYANLLAQPAFTLHLAGLDVPARGRPVTDARERARVFGDIVPGLGGGGSLESWIAGSPLVEIEFG, encoded by the coding sequence ATGACGGTGACCGATGAGGTGCGGCGGCTGCTGGACGGGCAGCAGACCGTGGAGATCACGACGATCGGGCGGCGCAGCGGCACGCCCCGCCGGATCGAGACGTGGCGATACCGGGCGGCCGGCCGCTACTGGCTGACCGGCAGCCCCGGGTCGCGGGACTGGTATGCGAACCTTCTCGCCCAGCCCGCGTTCACCCTGCACCTGGCGGGCCTGGACGTGCCGGCCCGCGGGCGGCCGGTGACCGACGCGCGGGAGCGGGCGCGGGTGTTCGGCGACATCGTGCCGGGGCTCGGCGGGGGTGGCAGCCTGGAAAGCTGGATCGCCGGCAGCCCGCTGGTGGAGATCGAGTTCGGGTGA
- a CDS encoding zinc-binding dehydrogenase, which produces MRALQQTSLTGPEGLRLIADAPIPSPGPGELLIKVSAAGINFVDCSYARGTFAGGPAVPYVAGIEAAGAVVALGPGVTGPPPGTLVVGVHTGGGAFAEFMLLPAAAAVPVPPGWAAEQALGLLVNWPTALAALKPLGGLTAGQTVLIHAAAGGTGQAAVRMAKHYGATVLATASPGKHDVVRELGADHVLDSRGTDLAAEVLRLTGGVDLVLESAGGATLEASLAAAKRVTGRVVVYGLAGGTATISNWDLVYRHQVHLIGLNIGILIQAAPQLFGEVMGELFTLIGAGVLAPGRPVLHDLADGPTVLAELEARSTVGKQALRL; this is translated from the coding sequence GTGCGAGCACTTCAGCAGACCTCATTGACCGGCCCCGAGGGCCTCCGCCTGATCGCCGACGCGCCGATCCCGAGCCCCGGCCCGGGCGAGTTGTTGATCAAGGTGTCCGCCGCGGGGATCAACTTCGTGGATTGCTCGTACGCCCGCGGCACCTTCGCCGGTGGACCCGCAGTGCCCTACGTGGCCGGCATCGAGGCCGCCGGTGCGGTGGTCGCCCTCGGTCCCGGCGTGACCGGCCCGCCGCCCGGGACACTCGTCGTCGGCGTGCACACCGGCGGCGGCGCCTTCGCCGAATTCATGCTGCTGCCCGCCGCCGCGGCGGTGCCGGTCCCGCCCGGCTGGGCCGCCGAGCAGGCGCTCGGCCTGCTGGTGAACTGGCCCACCGCGCTGGCCGCGCTGAAACCCCTGGGCGGCCTCACCGCGGGCCAGACCGTGCTGATCCACGCCGCCGCGGGCGGCACCGGGCAGGCCGCGGTCCGGATGGCCAAACACTACGGCGCGACCGTGCTCGCCACCGCCTCGCCGGGCAAGCACGACGTGGTCCGCGAGCTGGGCGCCGACCACGTCCTGGACTCGCGCGGCACCGATCTGGCCGCCGAGGTGCTGCGGCTGACCGGCGGCGTCGACCTGGTGCTCGAGTCGGCCGGCGGTGCCACCCTGGAGGCCAGCCTGGCCGCGGCGAAGCGGGTCACCGGGCGGGTCGTCGTCTACGGGCTGGCCGGGGGAACGGCCACGATCAGCAACTGGGACCTGGTCTACCGGCACCAGGTGCATCTGATCGGCCTGAACATCGGCATCCTGATCCAGGCCGCGCCACAGCTCTTCGGTGAGGTGATGGGCGAGCTGTTCACGCTGATCGGGGCCGGGGTGCTCGCCCCCGGCCGGCCGGTCCTGCACGACCTCGCCGACGGCCCGACGGTGCTCGCCGAGCTGGAGGCCCGGTCGACGGTCGGCAAACAGGCGCTGCGTCTCTAG
- a CDS encoding TetR/AcrR family transcriptional regulator — protein MANRGRPRTFDPDTALRQALDVFWEHGYEGTSLSDLAQAMGIASASIHACFGTKENLFRQVMTRYGKIHGEPPRRALREHPDARTAIHEMLRATADQVTGPDTPHYCMLVLAAPTGAVENHAIREFLAAGRRGQRELIRARLADNVPAAVLDGMARYYATVVQGLSIQARDGATRDDLESVITCAMAAWDTLTGDPP, from the coding sequence ATGGCGAACCGCGGCAGACCGCGCACCTTCGACCCGGACACCGCCCTGCGCCAGGCGCTCGACGTGTTCTGGGAACACGGCTACGAGGGCACCTCACTCAGCGACCTCGCACAGGCCATGGGGATCGCCTCGGCCAGCATCCATGCGTGCTTCGGCACCAAGGAGAACCTGTTCCGCCAGGTGATGACCCGCTACGGCAAGATCCACGGCGAGCCGCCGCGGCGGGCGCTGCGCGAGCACCCGGATGCCCGGACGGCGATCCACGAGATGCTGCGCGCCACCGCCGACCAGGTCACCGGGCCGGACACACCGCACTACTGCATGCTGGTGCTGGCCGCCCCGACCGGCGCGGTGGAAAACCACGCGATCCGCGAGTTTCTCGCGGCCGGACGCCGCGGCCAGCGGGAGCTGATCCGCGCGCGGCTCGCCGACAACGTGCCGGCCGCTGTCCTCGACGGCATGGCCCGCTACTACGCGACCGTGGTCCAGGGGCTGTCGATCCAGGCCCGGGACGGCGCCACCCGGGACGACCTGGAATCCGTGATCACCTGCGCGATGGCCGCCTGGGACACGCTCACCGGTGATCCACCGTGA